A genomic window from Bdellovibrionales bacterium includes:
- a CDS encoding LytTR family DNA-binding domain-containing protein: protein MMTNKKVLIVDDENLSRKKIRRFLEDRNEGFEILEAENGLQALDIIESQKPSIVFLDIEMPEMNGMDLVNSLPAPHFHLVFQTAFSEYAVQAFEKNAIDYLLKPFSQDRFNQALERCLQKDTSQVIKDIDHLKETFTAKNVYLTKVVVKRGTKNTLIDIDKVLYFRSENHYTYICTDAFEYIYSEPLKDIAPKLDPNIFLQVHRNAIINLKQVKEVIEGDNMQAIMANGQRLQVSRSNRRSIKDMVLPV, encoded by the coding sequence ATGATGACCAATAAAAAAGTACTCATCGTGGATGATGAAAATTTAAGTCGCAAAAAAATTCGTCGCTTTCTCGAGGACAGAAACGAAGGCTTCGAAATTCTCGAAGCCGAAAATGGTTTACAAGCGTTGGATATTATCGAATCCCAAAAACCTTCGATTGTTTTTCTCGACATCGAAATGCCAGAGATGAACGGAATGGATTTGGTCAATTCCCTGCCCGCCCCTCATTTCCATCTCGTTTTTCAAACGGCATTTAGTGAGTACGCGGTTCAGGCTTTCGAAAAGAACGCCATCGATTACCTCTTAAAGCCTTTTAGCCAAGACCGCTTTAATCAAGCCTTAGAAAGATGTTTACAAAAAGACACCTCACAGGTGATTAAAGACATCGACCACCTTAAAGAAACTTTTACGGCAAAAAATGTTTACCTTACAAAGGTTGTGGTGAAGCGAGGGACTAAAAATACTCTAATTGATATTGATAAAGTCCTCTACTTCCGTAGCGAGAATCACTACACCTACATTTGCACCGATGCTTTCGAGTACATCTATAGTGAACCCCTCAAAGACATCGCTCCTAAATTAGATCCGAATATATTCCTACAAGTGCATCGCAATGCCATCATCAACTTAAAGCAAGTGAAAGAAGTGATCGAAGGCGACAATATGCAAGCGATCATGGCCAACGGACAGCGACTCCAAGTGTCCCGCTCCAATCGCCGCTCCATTAAAGATATGGTCCTCCCAGTTTGA
- a CDS encoding histidine kinase — protein MTDWLAPVHHLCNTPRVMQNIFDKEQKQKWILLILAGVASLSTFYILYHFLQELTNHAINLLSVLINVINIYFFYQLFDLIHGMLKINPKSRWARFSVELIKTFPAIFIAGVINFHFISRPIFRVSFDPNYLFVILVFTIPSTVIAKIMFELRQAKEIALQSKLAQAEAQYNLLETQMQPHFLFNSLNVLSELIYVDPNLASSMTQQLADLYREILRNSKNKFSTLGSEISILKKYIQIQKIRFGERIQFRTDVPMDYDEIKVPSLILQTLVENAVKHGISPRQDGGEIELAVQKKGGYYEICIANTGELYDKSKPSLLKRNAQGTGLQNTKNRLDLFYGSSHGFNIYSDDKKTYVKFQVRGDDREGLFALAPKEEII, from the coding sequence ATGACCGACTGGTTGGCGCCCGTCCACCACTTGTGCAATACTCCGAGAGTGATGCAAAACATATTCGACAAAGAACAAAAACAGAAGTGGATACTCCTCATCCTTGCTGGAGTGGCGAGCCTGTCGACCTTTTATATTTTGTATCACTTTCTTCAAGAGCTCACCAATCACGCCATCAATCTTTTAAGTGTTCTGATCAATGTTATCAATATCTACTTCTTTTATCAGTTGTTTGATTTGATCCACGGAATGCTTAAGATCAATCCCAAATCTCGTTGGGCCCGTTTCTCCGTGGAATTGATTAAAACCTTCCCCGCGATTTTTATAGCGGGGGTCATTAACTTTCATTTTATCTCGCGCCCTATTTTTCGCGTGAGTTTTGATCCGAATTACTTGTTTGTGATTTTGGTTTTTACAATTCCATCGACGGTTATTGCGAAAATCATGTTTGAGTTAAGGCAGGCCAAGGAAATTGCCTTGCAGTCCAAACTCGCTCAGGCCGAAGCACAGTACAATCTTTTAGAAACACAGATGCAACCGCACTTTCTATTTAACTCTCTCAATGTTCTCTCCGAACTTATCTACGTGGATCCAAACTTAGCTTCATCGATGACTCAGCAATTGGCAGATCTCTACCGAGAAATTCTTCGTAACTCTAAGAATAAATTTTCGACCTTGGGATCTGAAATATCTATTCTTAAAAAATATATTCAGATCCAAAAAATCCGTTTTGGGGAGCGCATCCAGTTTCGAACCGATGTTCCCATGGATTATGACGAGATCAAAGTCCCCAGTTTAATACTCCAAACTCTTGTCGAAAACGCAGTCAAACACGGAATCTCTCCACGCCAAGACGGTGGAGAAATCGAGCTCGCCGTGCAGAAAAAAGGCGGCTACTACGAGATCTGTATCGCCAACACCGGCGAGCTCTACGATAAATCGAAACCGAGCCTCCTTAAGAGAAACGCCCAAGGTACAGGCTTACAAAACACCAAAAACCGCCTGGATCTCTTTTACGGCAGTTCACACGGATTCAATATTTATTCTGACGACAAAAAGACGTATGTTAAGTTTCAGGTGCGAGGCGATGACCGGGAAGGTCTTTTTGCTCTCGCACCCAAAGAGGAGATAATATGA